Proteins co-encoded in one Spirosoma endbachense genomic window:
- a CDS encoding SDR family oxidoreductase, whose amino-acid sequence MNLDLTGKTALVGGSTQGIGRASAIELALLGANIVLMARNEDALKATLADLDTAKGQVHRYLVADFSLPGVVTTAITQHLAQFPDLHILINNTGGPAGGPLIDAKPEEFVQTFHNHLLNNQALVQAIVPAMKRAGYGRIVNIISTSVKQPIVGLGVSNTIRGAVAQWAKTLSLEIARFGITVNNVLPGYTRTARLDAVLSMRSGASGKTEEEVSAQMESEIPTGRFATAEEVAAAVAFLCTPAAASINGINVPVDGGKTGSL is encoded by the coding sequence ATGAACCTTGATTTAACTGGAAAAACTGCCCTCGTAGGCGGTAGCACACAGGGCATTGGCCGCGCTTCGGCCATAGAATTGGCCTTACTGGGAGCAAACATTGTTCTTATGGCCCGAAACGAAGATGCGCTCAAAGCCACGTTGGCCGATTTAGACACGGCTAAAGGGCAAGTCCATCGTTACCTGGTTGCCGATTTCAGCTTGCCAGGGGTTGTAACAACAGCTATTACGCAGCACCTGGCCCAGTTTCCGGATCTTCATATTCTCATTAATAATACAGGTGGTCCGGCGGGTGGTCCGCTGATTGATGCCAAACCTGAAGAGTTTGTACAGACGTTTCATAACCACCTGCTCAATAATCAGGCTCTGGTTCAGGCTATCGTACCGGCCATGAAACGAGCCGGTTATGGACGAATTGTGAATATTATTTCTACCTCCGTTAAACAACCCATTGTGGGCCTCGGGGTATCGAATACCATTCGGGGAGCGGTTGCGCAATGGGCTAAAACGCTGTCGCTGGAAATCGCTCGCTTTGGCATTACGGTTAATAATGTACTGCCTGGTTATACGCGTACAGCTCGTCTGGATGCTGTGTTATCGATGCGCTCAGGGGCATCCGGGAAAACAGAAGAGGAGGTATCCGCTCAAATGGAAAGCGAAATTCCGACGGGACGTTTTGCTACGGCCGAAGAGGTTGCGGCTGCAGTGGCATTTCTTTGTACACCAGCAGCGGCATCGATTAACGGGATCAATGTTCCGGTAGATGGTGGCAAGACGGGAAGCTTATGA
- a CDS encoding LemA family protein, with protein sequence MSRTLIIVVVIALILGMYGCSSYNGLVQNDTNVQEKWSQVQTQYQRRADLIPNLVRTVQGAANFEKSTLTAVIQARANATGIKLDASQLTPENIQKFQAAQDQLSGSLSRLLAVAESYPNLKANQNFSELQAQLEGTENRIAVSRNDFNGAVKTYNQSVRSFPNNIFAGIFGFPVKGFFEASQAAQSAPTVQF encoded by the coding sequence ATGTCAAGAACATTAATTATTGTGGTGGTTATTGCCCTGATTTTGGGCATGTATGGTTGTAGTTCCTACAACGGCCTTGTTCAAAATGACACCAATGTACAGGAAAAATGGTCGCAGGTGCAGACGCAGTACCAGCGTCGGGCCGATCTGATACCAAACCTTGTTCGGACAGTTCAGGGAGCCGCAAACTTCGAAAAGAGTACACTAACGGCAGTTATTCAGGCACGGGCAAACGCAACCGGTATAAAACTCGATGCCAGCCAGTTGACGCCAGAAAATATCCAGAAATTCCAGGCCGCGCAGGATCAGCTTAGCGGTTCGTTATCGCGGCTGCTGGCAGTAGCAGAAAGCTACCCGAATCTGAAAGCCAACCAGAATTTCTCTGAGCTACAGGCACAGCTGGAAGGTACGGAAAACCGTATCGCTGTTTCGAGAAACGATTTCAACGGAGCCGTTAAGACCTATAATCAGTCCGTACGGTCCTTCCCGAATAATATCTTCGCCGGTATTTTCGGATTCCCCGTTAAAGGGTTCTTCGAAGCTTCGCAAGCAGCACAAAGCGCGCCAACGGTGCAGTTTTAA
- a CDS encoding alpha-ketoacid dehydrogenase subunit alpha/beta — protein sequence MIANEQLRSTDILTREKILSDYRMACESRQVSLLGRRDVMGGRAKFGIFGDGKELAQLAAASAFRQGDFRSGYYRDQTFVAALGELRWTEFFAQLYAHTDIEAEPSTAGRSMNGHFATRWLDEKGLWRNQTELFNSVCDIAPTAGQIPRSLGLAYASKLFRNNDALHNLTNFSHNGDEVVFATIGDASTSQGMFWETMNAAGVLQVPLLMSVWDDGYGISVPVEYQTTKGSISKALAGFQRESQDEKGIEIFTVKGWDYVALLETYQQAARICREEHVPVLVHVQELTQPQGHSSSGSHERYKSKERLSWETEHDCNRTFRQWILKNGYASHDELETIEVEARQTAKKARTDSWHAFEQSMKGDFDSAIALLQQVARHNPKSAELMAIREELRKTVNPLRRDAVAAIRKAQRLLRNDTSASRSHLKAWIERTNEENADRYNSYLYSHSPESPMLVEPIPAHYTDDSIGVDGYILMQRYFESLFDRDARVVALGEDVGLIGDVNQGFAGLQEKFGEARITDTGIRETTIIGQGIGLAMRGLRPIVEIQYFDYIFYALATLTDDLATLLYRTKGGQKAPLIIRTRGHRLEGIWHSGSPLGAMLGSLRGIHVLVPRNMTQAAGFYNTLIKGDDPALLIECLNGYRLKEKVPDNLAEFCVPLGVPDVLRSGTDVTVVTYGSMCRIVMEAAGQLAEMGVSIEVIDVQTLLPFDVHHSILDSIKKTNRVIFADEDVPGGASAYLMQQVVEGQNAYRYLDSVPRTISAKAHRPPYGSDGDYFSKPNVDDIIDVAYAIMSECEPDRFPPI from the coding sequence GTGATAGCAAACGAACAACTCCGCTCGACTGATATTCTGACTCGCGAAAAAATCCTATCTGATTATCGAATGGCTTGCGAAAGCCGACAGGTAAGCTTACTGGGTCGTCGCGATGTTATGGGCGGCCGGGCGAAATTCGGAATCTTTGGCGATGGCAAGGAATTGGCGCAGCTTGCAGCCGCCAGTGCTTTTCGTCAGGGTGATTTCCGATCGGGTTATTATCGCGACCAAACCTTTGTGGCCGCACTGGGTGAGCTTCGCTGGACGGAGTTTTTCGCCCAGTTATATGCACATACCGATATCGAGGCAGAACCCAGCACGGCGGGACGGTCTATGAATGGCCATTTTGCTACGCGCTGGCTCGACGAAAAGGGGTTGTGGCGTAATCAAACGGAACTGTTTAATTCGGTTTGCGACATCGCCCCAACGGCAGGCCAGATTCCACGGTCGCTTGGTCTGGCTTATGCATCCAAACTCTTCCGCAATAACGATGCCCTGCATAACCTGACAAATTTTTCTCATAACGGCGATGAGGTCGTATTTGCCACGATCGGCGATGCTTCTACGTCGCAGGGAATGTTCTGGGAAACCATGAATGCGGCTGGTGTATTGCAAGTGCCGTTATTGATGTCGGTCTGGGATGATGGCTATGGCATTTCGGTACCAGTCGAATACCAGACAACCAAGGGTAGTATTTCAAAAGCGTTAGCTGGTTTTCAGCGTGAAAGTCAGGATGAAAAAGGCATCGAAATTTTTACCGTAAAAGGCTGGGATTACGTTGCCTTGCTGGAAACCTATCAGCAGGCTGCCCGGATTTGCCGCGAAGAGCATGTTCCGGTACTGGTTCACGTACAGGAACTTACTCAGCCTCAGGGCCATTCGTCATCTGGATCACACGAACGCTATAAATCGAAAGAACGGTTATCGTGGGAAACCGAGCACGACTGTAATCGAACGTTCCGCCAGTGGATTCTTAAAAACGGCTATGCATCTCACGACGAGCTTGAGACTATTGAAGTAGAGGCCCGGCAGACGGCTAAAAAAGCGCGTACCGATTCCTGGCATGCCTTCGAACAGTCGATGAAAGGGGATTTCGATTCGGCCATTGCTTTATTACAGCAAGTGGCGCGTCATAATCCGAAGTCGGCCGAATTGATGGCCATTCGGGAAGAGCTACGCAAAACCGTTAATCCTCTCCGCCGGGATGCTGTTGCCGCCATCCGAAAGGCACAGCGGTTGCTTCGAAACGATACAAGTGCTTCCCGTTCTCATCTGAAAGCCTGGATAGAGCGAACAAATGAGGAGAATGCCGACCGGTACAACTCTTATTTATATAGTCATTCGCCTGAGTCGCCCATGCTGGTAGAACCCATACCCGCTCATTATACCGACGATTCGATAGGGGTGGACGGTTATATTCTGATGCAGCGGTATTTTGAGAGTCTTTTCGATCGGGATGCCCGCGTAGTGGCTCTTGGCGAAGATGTTGGCCTGATCGGCGACGTCAATCAGGGATTCGCCGGTTTACAGGAAAAATTCGGTGAAGCTCGGATTACTGATACGGGCATTCGTGAAACAACCATCATTGGACAGGGTATTGGCCTTGCTATGCGTGGATTACGGCCTATCGTCGAAATTCAGTACTTCGATTATATTTTCTACGCGCTGGCAACGCTCACGGATGATCTGGCAACGTTGCTTTATCGAACGAAGGGCGGCCAAAAGGCACCGCTCATTATCCGGACTCGTGGGCATAGGCTGGAGGGAATCTGGCATTCCGGATCGCCACTGGGTGCCATGCTCGGTAGCCTTCGTGGTATACATGTACTGGTGCCTCGTAATATGACGCAAGCCGCCGGTTTTTACAATACCCTCATCAAAGGCGACGATCCGGCGCTGCTGATCGAATGCCTGAATGGCTATCGGCTCAAAGAAAAAGTCCCCGATAATCTGGCTGAGTTCTGTGTGCCACTGGGTGTACCGGATGTATTACGAAGTGGTACTGATGTTACTGTGGTTACCTACGGTTCAATGTGCCGTATTGTGATGGAGGCCGCCGGGCAGCTAGCCGAAATGGGGGTAAGCATCGAGGTGATCGACGTACAAACATTGTTGCCATTTGATGTTCACCATTCCATTCTCGACTCCATAAAGAAGACCAACCGGGTTATATTTGCCGATGAAGATGTGCCGGGTGGTGCATCGGCCTATTTGATGCAACAGGTCGTGGAAGGGCAAAACGCCTACCGTTACCTGGACTCTGTGCCCAGAACAATTTCGGCAAAAGCACACCGGCCACCGTATGGGTCTGATGGCGATTATTTTTCAAAACCGAACGTTGATGATATCATTGACGTGGCTTATGCAATTATGAGTGAGTGCGAACCAGACCGGTTTCCGCCTATCTAG
- a CDS encoding DUF547 domain-containing protein — protein MTRCTLKGMTIGLLGLTLAGLAAFTPPINIATGSVLLTSAPVDHGSYDRLLKKYVNEKGLVNYKGFKADEKELKKYLDVISNNPPTDKWSKNDQMAYWINAYNAYTIQLILNHYPVSSIKDIGSRIKIPFVTTPWASKFFKIGGEEMSLDNIEHGTLRKKFNEPRIHFALVCAARSCPRLRNEAYEGDKLIAQLDDQGSDFLNNPAKNAITPQKASLSKYFDWYKGDWKENNKSIEYWVNQYSKTKINKDTPISFLDYNWALNEQ, from the coding sequence ATGACACGTTGCACCTTAAAAGGAATGACTATTGGCCTACTCGGTCTTACCCTGGCTGGGTTGGCAGCGTTTACTCCTCCTATCAATATAGCCACTGGTTCTGTGCTGCTAACGAGCGCCCCAGTTGATCATGGTAGTTATGACCGGCTTTTAAAAAAATACGTCAACGAAAAAGGGCTTGTCAATTATAAAGGCTTTAAGGCGGATGAGAAAGAGCTGAAAAAGTACCTTGATGTAATCAGTAACAACCCTCCGACCGACAAGTGGAGTAAAAATGACCAAATGGCTTACTGGATAAACGCCTACAATGCGTATACGATTCAGCTGATCCTGAACCACTACCCGGTCTCAAGTATTAAAGATATCGGTTCCAGGATCAAGATCCCCTTCGTAACGACACCCTGGGCCAGTAAATTTTTTAAAATTGGTGGCGAGGAGATGAGCCTCGATAACATCGAACATGGCACGCTGCGTAAGAAATTCAACGAACCACGTATTCATTTCGCGCTGGTGTGTGCGGCCCGGTCGTGCCCTCGTCTGCGTAATGAAGCTTATGAGGGCGATAAGCTCATTGCCCAACTCGATGATCAGGGCAGCGATTTTCTGAATAATCCGGCTAAAAATGCCATTACTCCCCAAAAGGCCAGCCTGTCGAAATACTTCGATTGGTATAAAGGAGACTGGAAAGAAAACAACAAATCAATTGAGTACTGGGTAAATCAGTATTCAAAAACGAAAATCAATAAAGACACTCCGATTTCATTTCTGGATTACAACTGGGCGCTGAACGAACAGTAG
- a CDS encoding 4Fe-4S dicluster domain-containing protein: protein MAYFNDIKSGIRTTLKGLSLTFRHIRNATHRRTAEGIADATYFDQQNGLVTLQYPHEQLPIPDNGRYRLRNEIDDCIVCDKCAKVCPVDCITIDAIKATEEVGRASDGSPIRLYAATFDIDMAKCCYCGLCTVVCPTECLTMDKKFDYSEFELGKLTYEFANLTTEEADEKRNLYELFLREKEEQKAAQAAAKAAAQPSTAQPANKPKPAFRPTAKPAATSPSPEPANSAGPSMEHPLTDATPDEMQHIAQGGLESMKHPVFRPAKRPTGPTTGVPEETGDEPAKESTTAQESMETAPKPKAAPGGFRPTMKPAKDTTTDSVEKSDLVESGEPPKPKPVFRPTMKPPKPVTDDRATTSEPQPTSEEPIAEAKARPVFRPTMKPKTTQSGEAPIDPENQPAIDKPVNETPATPEPAVQKPKPVFRPTMKPKPSPPATEPEEGEKTTPAADSKETPVAEMPRPKPVFRPTMKPKAPPSTPPSDDDGKSA, encoded by the coding sequence ATGGCTTATTTCAACGATATAAAATCTGGTATCCGAACAACGCTCAAGGGTTTGAGTCTAACGTTCCGGCACATACGTAATGCAACGCATCGCCGGACGGCCGAGGGTATTGCAGATGCTACTTATTTTGACCAGCAAAATGGTCTTGTTACGCTTCAGTACCCCCACGAGCAGCTTCCAATTCCCGATAATGGCCGCTATAGACTCCGTAATGAGATCGATGATTGTATTGTCTGCGACAAGTGTGCTAAAGTCTGTCCGGTCGATTGCATAACGATCGACGCCATCAAAGCGACGGAAGAAGTTGGCCGGGCATCGGATGGGTCACCGATTCGGCTGTATGCGGCCACATTCGATATTGATATGGCCAAATGCTGCTATTGCGGCCTTTGCACGGTTGTTTGCCCGACCGAGTGCCTGACAATGGACAAAAAGTTTGATTATAGTGAATTCGAGCTTGGGAAGTTAACCTATGAGTTTGCCAATCTGACAACGGAAGAAGCGGACGAGAAGCGGAATTTATACGAACTGTTTCTGAGGGAAAAAGAAGAACAGAAAGCCGCTCAGGCTGCGGCAAAAGCCGCGGCTCAACCATCAACCGCTCAACCAGCCAACAAACCTAAACCAGCATTTCGACCAACTGCCAAACCGGCTGCTACTTCACCATCTCCCGAGCCTGCCAATTCAGCGGGGCCATCTATGGAGCATCCATTAACCGATGCTACACCCGATGAAATGCAGCACATTGCACAGGGAGGGCTTGAGTCAATGAAACATCCTGTATTCCGCCCCGCGAAAAGGCCAACGGGTCCTACAACTGGTGTTCCGGAAGAAACAGGCGATGAACCTGCCAAGGAATCTACAACTGCACAGGAATCGATGGAAACTGCACCGAAGCCAAAGGCGGCTCCCGGTGGATTCCGCCCGACAATGAAACCGGCTAAAGACACCACTACGGATTCGGTTGAAAAATCAGATTTAGTGGAGTCAGGAGAGCCGCCCAAACCTAAACCGGTCTTTCGGCCAACAATGAAACCGCCCAAGCCGGTAACGGACGATCGGGCAACCACTTCTGAGCCTCAACCGACCAGCGAAGAACCAATCGCTGAAGCTAAAGCCCGTCCGGTTTTTCGACCGACGATGAAGCCCAAAACGACTCAGTCTGGAGAGGCTCCAATTGATCCCGAGAATCAACCAGCTATCGATAAGCCGGTTAACGAAACTCCCGCAACGCCAGAGCCAGCCGTTCAAAAGCCGAAACCAGTCTTTCGGCCGACGATGAAGCCGAAACCCAGCCCGCCAGCTACGGAGCCAGAAGAAGGAGAAAAAACGACACCAGCTGCTGATAGTAAGGAGACTCCGGTTGCTGAAATGCCCAGACCCAAACCTGTTTTTCGGCCAACGATGAAGCCCAAAGCGCCACCATCGACCCCACCGTCGGACGACGATGGAAAATCAGCTTAA
- a CDS encoding TPM domain-containing protein yields the protein MQTNPFTPEDQQRIVNAIREAEKATSGEIRVHVEPHCATADPVQRAIAVFAQLGMHQTKEQNGVLFYLAHADRKFAVVGDKGINDKVPADFWESTKDLIRSHFAIGHYVEGLSRGIEKAGQQLKQYFPYDGETDTNELADEISFD from the coding sequence ATGCAAACGAATCCATTTACTCCCGAGGATCAGCAACGTATTGTCAACGCCATCCGGGAAGCTGAAAAGGCAACATCGGGTGAAATCCGGGTACATGTTGAGCCGCACTGTGCTACCGCCGACCCCGTTCAGCGCGCTATTGCCGTATTTGCCCAATTGGGTATGCACCAGACTAAAGAACAAAACGGGGTCTTATTTTATCTGGCCCACGCTGACCGAAAGTTTGCGGTAGTAGGCGATAAAGGAATCAATGACAAAGTCCCTGCCGATTTCTGGGAAAGTACAAAAGACCTGATTCGCAGTCATTTTGCTATCGGGCATTATGTTGAAGGATTGAGCCGGGGAATTGAAAAAGCTGGACAACAGTTAAAGCAGTACTTTCCATATGACGGCGAAACCGATACCAACGAACTCGCCGATGAAATTTCGTTTGATTGA
- a CDS encoding DASH family cryptochrome: protein MAKRILYWFRNDLRLHDNEGFARALETADEVLPVFVFEPRWFEELPELGFRKTGIFRAQFMLEAVADLRRSLQDKGADLIIRVGHSAKILAQLAEDSEAEAVYASKEVTEDETDTESDLSKRLKPLNIDLDLFWVSTLYHVRDLPFWVSRLPTTFTQFRHEVEAHSDVRKPIATPQTVRFVPDIPSEELPSLAAFGFSAKLIDESNQTANTKGTLFKGGETAGLERLQRYVWEDEFIKTYKETRNGLSGESYSSRFSAWLSLGCLSPRLIYQEIKRYEAERVKNDSTYWLIFELIWRDYFRFVALRYGTRLFKPSGIQQNLTKTWLRDPDLFRRWVDGKTGIPFIDANMRELNTTGFMSNRGRQNVSSFLANDLGVVWTWGASYFESLLIDYDPCSNWGNWNYIAGVGNDPRENRHFNIYSQAMHYDEQGDYVKHWIPELAAVPADTIHTVYNLSSVEQAQYGVVLGSTYPLPVINPNKWTIEEKNR from the coding sequence ATGGCCAAACGTATTTTATACTGGTTCCGTAACGATCTCCGCCTGCACGATAACGAAGGATTCGCCCGTGCTCTCGAAACGGCCGACGAAGTGCTGCCCGTATTTGTGTTCGAACCTCGCTGGTTTGAGGAATTGCCCGAGCTTGGTTTTCGAAAAACCGGCATCTTTCGTGCTCAGTTTATGCTTGAAGCCGTAGCCGATCTACGCAGGTCGCTACAGGACAAAGGCGCTGACCTGATCATTCGGGTCGGTCATTCCGCAAAAATTCTGGCACAACTGGCCGAAGACAGCGAGGCCGAAGCCGTTTACGCCAGCAAGGAGGTCACTGAAGACGAGACGGATACTGAATCGGATCTTAGCAAACGGCTCAAACCGCTTAATATAGACCTTGATTTATTTTGGGTATCAACGCTTTACCATGTTCGTGATCTGCCATTCTGGGTTTCACGTCTACCTACAACCTTCACCCAATTTCGCCACGAAGTAGAGGCCCACTCCGACGTAAGGAAACCAATAGCTACTCCGCAAACCGTTCGCTTTGTTCCCGATATTCCTTCGGAAGAGTTACCATCACTAGCCGCATTTGGCTTTTCTGCCAAACTGATTGATGAGTCGAATCAAACGGCGAACACGAAAGGAACCCTCTTTAAAGGAGGTGAAACAGCGGGGCTGGAACGACTCCAACGCTACGTCTGGGAAGATGAGTTTATTAAGACCTACAAAGAAACCCGCAATGGTTTATCAGGCGAATCCTATTCATCCAGATTTTCGGCCTGGCTGTCGCTCGGCTGTCTATCCCCCAGGCTTATCTATCAGGAAATCAAGCGCTATGAAGCCGAACGGGTTAAAAACGATTCAACATACTGGCTCATTTTTGAGCTAATATGGCGTGATTACTTTCGCTTTGTTGCGCTCCGCTACGGAACCCGGCTCTTTAAGCCAAGCGGTATTCAGCAAAATTTAACCAAAACATGGCTTCGCGATCCTGATCTGTTCAGGCGCTGGGTTGACGGGAAAACCGGCATTCCGTTTATTGATGCCAACATGCGCGAGTTGAACACTACAGGATTCATGTCTAACCGAGGGCGGCAAAACGTCAGTAGTTTTCTAGCCAATGACTTGGGTGTCGTTTGGACGTGGGGGGCGTCTTATTTCGAAAGTTTACTTATTGATTACGACCCCTGTAGCAATTGGGGGAATTGGAATTATATTGCTGGCGTTGGCAATGATCCTCGTGAAAACCGTCATTTCAACATCTATAGTCAAGCCATGCACTATGATGAACAGGGCGATTACGTCAAACACTGGATACCCGAACTAGCGGCAGTCCCGGCAGACACGATCCACACGGTTTATAACTTATCATCAGTTGAGCAAGCGCAATATGGCGTTGTTCTGGGCAGTACTTACCCCCTACCAGTCATCAACCCAAACAAGTGGACAATAGAGGAAAAAAACCGTTGA
- a CDS encoding DUF1573 domain-containing protein encodes MKKFFSLFVALFVFVAVGYAQKGVLKFAKETHDFGKVEQGKPVTYVFEFKNAGADPVVINDATASCGCTKPSWTREPVMPGKTGNVSATFNAAAAGPFNKSVTVTSNAEGGQTVLYLKGEVVAQKEAQTVATPAVAPVGKDKKKSR; translated from the coding sequence ATGAAAAAGTTTTTTTCACTTTTCGTAGCTTTATTTGTGTTCGTCGCAGTTGGCTACGCGCAGAAGGGAGTCCTGAAATTCGCCAAAGAAACTCATGACTTCGGTAAAGTTGAACAAGGCAAACCAGTTACCTATGTTTTTGAGTTCAAAAACGCTGGTGCTGATCCTGTCGTTATCAACGATGCTACAGCTTCTTGTGGCTGCACCAAGCCAAGCTGGACCCGCGAACCAGTAATGCCGGGCAAAACGGGTAATGTATCGGCTACGTTCAATGCCGCTGCTGCCGGACCGTTCAACAAATCGGTAACAGTAACCAGCAATGCTGAAGGTGGCCAGACGGTTCTTTATCTCAAAGGTGAAGTCGTTGCCCAGAAAGAAGCTCAGACGGTAGCAACTCCTGCTGTCGCTCCAGTTGGCAAAGACAAGAAAAAATCACGCTAA
- a CDS encoding prohibitin family protein, translated as MFFFILGIFALIAGFAINTPALTFSRFARPLKVAGIILIVLGLLTSSIRQIDAGQVGVISLFGNVSDRTLNSGLSFVNPVATVTEFDIKTQNYTMSATNDEGEKQGDDAIRVLTADGLEVVIDLTVLYRLVPANAPKIYQEIGTDFMDKIVRPITRTRIRDNAVYYDAVALYSTRRDEFQTRIYKTIEVDFRKRGLMLEQLLIRNIDLPASVKKTIESKINAEQDAQKMQFVLQKERQEAERKRVEAQGIADYQKILSTGLSDKQLQYEQIRAQRELAASPNAKIVIMGGRGNVPLILNDN; from the coding sequence ATGTTCTTTTTCATTCTGGGCATCTTCGCGCTTATTGCCGGATTTGCCATCAATACACCTGCGCTAACATTTTCGCGCTTTGCCCGCCCGCTCAAAGTGGCCGGTATTATTTTAATTGTACTAGGTCTGCTTACATCCAGCATCCGTCAGATTGATGCTGGTCAGGTAGGTGTCATCTCGCTGTTTGGTAACGTAAGTGATCGTACCCTGAATTCGGGATTAAGTTTTGTCAATCCGGTTGCTACTGTCACAGAATTTGACATTAAAACACAGAATTACACCATGTCGGCAACAAACGATGAGGGTGAAAAACAAGGTGATGATGCCATTCGTGTATTAACGGCTGATGGGTTGGAAGTAGTTATTGATCTGACCGTTCTGTATCGGTTAGTACCCGCCAATGCACCAAAGATTTACCAGGAGATTGGTACCGATTTTATGGACAAAATTGTTCGACCAATCACACGTACCCGTATTCGTGACAACGCCGTTTATTATGATGCGGTGGCCTTGTATTCGACCCGGCGCGATGAGTTTCAAACCCGTATTTACAAAACAATCGAGGTAGATTTCAGGAAACGGGGGCTCATGCTGGAACAGTTGCTGATTCGTAATATTGATCTGCCTGCCTCTGTCAAAAAAACTATCGAGTCGAAAATCAATGCCGAACAGGATGCCCAGAAAATGCAGTTCGTACTTCAGAAAGAACGGCAGGAAGCCGAACGTAAACGCGTTGAAGCACAGGGTATAGCCGACTATCAGAAAATTCTTTCGACGGGGCTGTCCGACAAGCAATTGCAGTATGAACAGATAAGAGCCCAGCGCGAACTGGCGGCATCGCCTAATGCCAAAATCGTGATTATGGGCGGGCGGGGCAATGTTCCACTGATTCTGAACGATAACTAA
- a CDS encoding NADH-quinone oxidoreductase subunit J family protein has protein sequence MVQIAFYGFSALILGGALAVLLTRNVLYAAFFLLLTLLGVAGIFVLASADFLAVAQIMIYVGGVLVLVIFGVMLTHKAASPTETNSQSSNRVPALNRAGAYSWLVALMTAGLLFVALYTLLARANFTLLARPVGWQTTIGTIGKQLMTEYVVPFEIVGILLLAALVGATYLAAPIGKKGN, from the coding sequence GTGGTTCAGATAGCTTTTTATGGATTTTCCGCGCTGATATTAGGCGGAGCATTAGCGGTGTTATTAACCCGTAATGTTCTCTATGCCGCCTTTTTTCTATTGCTGACCTTGTTGGGTGTTGCTGGGATCTTCGTGTTAGCGAGTGCTGATTTTCTGGCGGTAGCACAGATCATGATTTATGTTGGAGGGGTATTGGTATTGGTTATTTTTGGCGTAATGCTAACCCATAAAGCAGCCTCACCAACCGAAACAAACAGCCAGTCATCAAACCGCGTTCCAGCCTTGAATCGGGCTGGTGCATACTCCTGGTTAGTAGCACTCATGACGGCCGGATTGCTCTTTGTTGCTCTCTACACTTTATTAGCCCGTGCTAATTTTACCTTACTGGCGCGTCCTGTAGGCTGGCAGACAACAATTGGCACGATCGGCAAACAACTCATGACGGAGTATGTTGTCCCTTTTGAAATCGTTGGAATTTTATTGCTGGCTGCCTTGGTTGGCGCTACTTATCTGGCTGCCCCGATTGGGAAAAAAGGCAATTAA
- a CDS encoding TPM domain-containing protein yields the protein MAQDTATDAANTAIPNKPNPPRLVNDFAGILSSNERAQLEQKLRTYNDSTSTQITIVIVKTTEPYPIGDFAFQVGRKWGVGQQGKNNGLVIAWATQTRKVFIAPGYGLEGAIPDAIAKRIITNTIAPAFKQEQYYQGLDAATTEIIKRASGEYDAEPKQSDGDGWGEFLIWGVIIFVIILVISRRSGGGSNRNRGGGFFPPVFFPSSGWGSSGGGWSSGGSGGGSDFGGFGGGSFGGGGAGGDY from the coding sequence ATGGCGCAGGATACGGCAACTGATGCGGCTAACACGGCCATACCCAATAAACCGAATCCGCCACGTCTGGTTAATGACTTTGCTGGTATTTTGAGCAGTAACGAGCGGGCTCAGTTAGAGCAGAAACTGCGCACCTATAACGACTCAACATCGACTCAGATCACCATTGTCATTGTTAAAACAACAGAACCTTATCCAATTGGCGACTTTGCGTTTCAGGTAGGCCGTAAGTGGGGCGTTGGTCAGCAGGGCAAAAACAACGGTCTGGTGATTGCCTGGGCAACCCAAACCCGCAAAGTCTTTATTGCGCCCGGATATGGGCTTGAAGGCGCCATTCCCGATGCGATTGCCAAACGAATCATTACCAATACGATTGCCCCAGCCTTTAAACAGGAACAGTATTACCAGGGGTTAGATGCCGCAACAACCGAAATCATCAAGCGGGCGAGCGGTGAATATGACGCCGAACCGAAGCAGTCTGATGGGGATGGCTGGGGGGAATTTCTTATTTGGGGAGTTATCATCTTCGTGATTATCCTTGTTATTTCTCGTCGGAGTGGCGGAGGCAGTAACCGTAATCGCGGTGGCGGCTTTTTCCCACCGGTCTTTTTTCCGTCTTCAGGCTGGGGTAGTTCGGGTGGTGGATGGAGCAGCGGTGGTAGCGGAGGTGGTAGTGACTTCGGTGGCTTTGGTGGTGGTAGTTTTGGCGGTGGTGGTGCCGGAGGAGACTATTAG